GGCTCGATCGCATGACGACGACATTAATATCACCACGCTGCTTTCTCTCGGCGATTTCAGCTTCACTTAGCCCGATATCTAGGTTGATTGTTGGCAAGTCTGGCGTATTTGCTGATGTAGATTGAGACATAGACACACAGGTACGTTTTAGTATTGAAGTATAAGATCTCTAAGACAAGATTAAAAATCAGAATTTAAACTTAATATCTATGATTACGTTGCAAGTAAATGGTGATGATCGCATATGTGAGCCAAACCTCACCATGATTGAATTGCTGAAATATCTAGGGCTAAATCCGCGTCTCGTTGCGGTGGAATATAACGGCGAAATTTTGCATCGTCAACTCTGGGAAAATACAATTATTCAAAATAGCGATCGCCTAGAGATTGTCACAATTGTTGGTGGTGGCTAGGGAAGTTTCCGTGCCGAAGGCACGGAAACTTCCCTATATGAGAAGCGCGATAAAGTAAGAGCGCTATAATTTTGTTCAGTAAACCTTTTATCAATAATTGCAGGCAATTGGCATAGTCTATGAGCATCGCATCAGCACAAGTTCCCGCTACCGTCCTGACAGGCTTCCTTGGTGCAGGTAAAACGACATTACTCAATCACATCCTCACGGCTGAGCATGGTAAGAAGGTTGCCGTCATTGTTAATGAATTTGGAGAAGTGGGTATCGATCAGCAATTGGTAATTGGTGCTGACGAAGAGATTTTTGAGATGAATAATGGCTGCATTTGCTGCACCGTGCGGGGCGATCTGATTCGGATTATTGGCAACCTGATGCGCCGCCGCAACAAGTTTGATCATCTTTTAATCGAAACCACAGGTTTAGCGGATCCAGGTCCTGTGGTGCAGACCTTCTTTATGGATGAGGATATCCATCGCCAAGTGTCTCTAGATGCTGTGGTCACAGTAGTTGATGCCAAGCATGTCCAACAACATTGGGGCGATCGCGAAGTTCTCGAACAAATTGGTTTTGCCGATGTGATTTTGCTCAACAAGACTGATCTGGTTACTCCTGAGGAGCTAGAGGAACTAGAAGCAAAAATCAAGCATTTGAATGTCTTAGCCAGAGTGGAGCGCGTTCAGTTAAATCAAACTAGTACAGAGAATATTGAACAAAGTATTAATAAAGTCCTTGATGTAGGAGGTTTTGATCTCAATCGCATTCTCGAAAAGAACCCTGAATTTCTCGCGGCTCAAGTCAAGGATGAACATGATCACGACCATGACCACGAACATCATGACCACGATCACGAGCATCATGACCATGACCACGAGCATCACGAACACCATCATCACATTCATGATGAGGAAGTTGGCTCGGTCAGTATTTTGGAAGCTGGCTCAGTCAATCCCTATAAATTCCAAGCATGGATTAGTGAGTTACTGAGAACTCAAGGTCAAGATATTTTCCGCTCTAAAGGAATTATTAATCTAGCTGGTTCTGAGGAACGCTTGGTATTTCAAGGTGTGCATATGCAGTTTGATGCAACTCGCGATCGCCCTTGGAAAGACAATGAACTTCGCAAGAATCAATTAGTCTTCATCGGCAGGCATCTCGAAGCAGATAAATTGCGCGAAGGCTTTTTAGGTTGCTTAGTCTAGTTGCTTAATCTAAAAGGTTTGTAAAGCCAAACGAATAAATTTTTAGAAAATGTTGCTTCGCAACATTTTCTAAAAATTTATTCGTTTGATGAAAGTTGTGGTGAAACATTTATGTCATAGTTTTGTAACTACGTTTAGGTAAGCGACTATGAGCGGGAGCATCTTAGGGACAACTAAAATTTTAGGAGTGATGGGTTTTCCTGTCAGTCATAGCCTTTCACCTGTGATGCATAATGCGGCGATCGCTTCCTTGGGTTTGGACTATGTATATGTGCCTTTCCCAATTCCCGTTGAAGATCTATCGGCAGCGATCGCTGGACTCAAAGCTATTAAATCGGTACAGGGTTTTAACCTCACCATCCCCCATAAAGTTGAAGTCATCCCCTTACTAGATGAAGTCTTACCGATCGCGAAATCCGTTGGTGCAGTTAATACCGTGAAGCGGATTGATGATCGCTGGGTTGGCACTAATACGGACGTAGCAGGTTTTCTCGAACCACTAAAGCAACTTGACTGCGACTGGAAAAATATGCCCGCGATTATTCTCGGTAGTGGTGGTGCGGCAAAGGCAGTGGTAGCAGCTTGTCTAGAACTTAGCTGTCCCGTTATTCATGTGGTTGGGCGCGATGCTAAGAAGCTCAAAAAATTTCACGGCACAATGACCAGTCAACTTCGTGATTACAATTTGCGGGTGCATCCTTGGTCGTCAATTCCCCATTTATTAGAAGTAGCTGGAATCGTGATCAATGCTACCCCCATAGGCATGTCTAGTGATACCAATACCCCGATTTCTGAAGCAGAGATGGCAATGTTACCTGACAAGGCGATCGCCTATGATTTAATTTATACCCCCCGTCCTACCAAGTTTCTGCAAATCGCCGCAGCAAGGGGACTAAAAGCGATCGATGGTTTAGAGATGCTGATCAATCAGGGGGCGATCGCTCTTGAATGGTGGCTAGATCAGTCTGTGCCCATTGACACCATGCGTCAAGCGTTACTTACACATCTTAACTAGATACTTTCCTGACTTTGGCAGGAAAGTATCTAGTTAATGATGTGTAAAATCTAAATCCCAGAACCCCTAGGCAAGCTTAGATTGCTTGTATTTCCAGATTAGCCCAGAGAGAGCATTGGTCAGTACATGAGCAACGATCGCGGATAGGAGATTGCCTGTATACATTGTCACAGCGCCGAGCATCATACCCACCGCGATCGCCCAAACTGTGTAAGACAAATGCTTGGCACTTGCCATATGCAATACACCAAACACAACACTAGTAATAATCAAGGCAAGTCCATTCATGCCGAGAGCAGGTAGAGCCACACCACGGAATAGCATTTCCTCGCTCAACCCAGGTAATAAACCTAACCAAACTAAATCAATTAGTTCTAGTGGTTTAAGTACCATTTCTAGATATTCTTGAGCCGCAAGGCGATAGCTTTCCCATATTTCATAAATTAGACTACTGAGCAAAGCCACTCCTACGCCAATTCCCAAACCGATCGCTCCATGTTGTGGTTGCCAGTAAAGCGGAACCATCGGGATACCTGTTAAGTAAACCCAACCCTTAGAAATTCCTAAAAAGATGATTGCGGTCACTGCCATAGCAATTAGGACTTGCGATCGCGATAAAGTTTCGTTTTTTTTATCTTGATTTTGCTGAGGAGCTTGTGAGAAGAGAGCCATGACGGGAGCCTAATGATTATTTGGTTGGGTTAAAAAGGGGCAGGATTATGAGAGAGATACTCACTTATGTCTTCAAGCAAGTGTGGCAATGATGGAGACGAGGCGATCAAGATCTGCCATAGTAGTCAAGTAATGGACTGAAGCCCTGAGACAGTCTGGTTCAGGAAGAGCACGGATAAAGACTTGATGTTCTGATTCTAGTTGTCTTGCAATTAGCCCATGTGACTTTTGCGTGATCGCGCTTTTAGCAATGTCTCGATTAATTTGGAAGGAAACTAGACCTGATTCTGGCGGCACTTGGCGAACGCAATCAATGTGGGGCAAATCATTGAGTTGTTGCCATAATAATTGACTCAATTCACAGATCCGTTGATAGCGTTGTTGCTGCGTACCCCAACTATTGGCATGGGCGATCGCTAGGCGTAAAGCCTCATAAAGTGTGTAGGTCGAGCTAGCCACCTCAAACCTAGCACCATCCTGTTTCCATTGAGGAATCGGGGTTTTACCTGTGAGTCCACGCCAACCCACAAAGACAGGCTCGATTTGATCAAAAATTTCAGGACGAATATACAAGGCTCCTAAACCGAGGGGCGCACACCACCATTTATGGGTCGTAAAGGCATAAAAATCTGCGGCAATTTCCCCAAGGTTGAGCGACAATACGCCTACTGACTGAGCTGCATCCACAGCAACTAAAACATGATGCTCATGACAAGCTTTAACCATGGCAGTTAGTGGCAAAACCTGTCCTGTATTCCAGCAAATATGGCTGAGCATGACCAAACGGGTCTTGGGCTGCAAATGCTGTACTAGTAAGTCAACAACTTCGGTGCTGTCTTTGTCATTGGAGCTAGCATTGCGCGTATTGCTCAAAGGGAAATAGTCGATTTCCACACCAAAACGTTTCTGAATTTGGACGGCACTGGCAATAATCCCGTGATGTTCGCAGTCCGATAGCAATAGGTGATCGCCTTGTTGCCAATCCACTGCCCATAGGGCAATATTGCAACCAATAGTTGTATTTTCGGTGAGGGTGATTGTATTTGCACTCACTTGAAACTCTTGAGCGATCGCTTCTTTGGTGGCTGCATATTCCGCCATCATCCAGTCACCTGCGGCATTGGAGAAGCAACCTAATTGCTCAATATGATGAAAGTTTTTGGTGATTGATTCTAAGGCTGCCCCACATAAAACCCCCTGACCACCATAGTTAAAGTAAGTACGATTTTCAACTTCTAAAGCAGGAAAATGCGATCGATGCATTAACAAATCCTGTTCGCGATCGCGCTCTAAAGTGTCAGACTCTAAACTTTTAGACATTGCTGCTGAAGAAATCAAACCCAACTCCTACAAACAAATAACTCTTGCTCAGCTATGCCTATTCTACCGTGACTTGCAGCCATCTGAAACTAAGGTAAAAGCGAACATTTTTTGACCAAAATCTTTGAGGCGTGGCTTCGCCAAGCCTCAAAGATTTTGGTTCTCATCTAAGCTTCTTTATTGATATCAAAATGTCTGAGCAAGCTATAAACAACAGGAGATAAAACGATCCCCATTGCAAGGACAAAAACTAATCCACTAAAAAGAGCATATACAGAGGCGAAAATCTTAGCGCTGATATTCGGTAATGGACTAATTGGTCCCATACCACTCAGAATCATTGAAGCTTCAACTAAAGCATCTACCCAACTGAAACCAGCAACCCAGTGATAACCAATAACGCCTATCCCTAGCCCTAATAGGATGAAAACTGCTGACAAGACAAGATAAGTGGCAAATCTGCGGACTAAAATCTGAATTGATTCTGACTGCTTTATTGATTTAATAAGGTTTGTCATTACATTCATTAACTATTCTAGGGAGATTTGACAAATAGCATAGCAATGTCACGCTATCTGATCCATGTGGGATCACAGTTTGTAATAGCAACCTCGCCTCATCCGCGATCGCCTGAGACTGTTTTGGCATAAATCACATCACTAGGGAAAATCAATCATGTCACAATCCCAAAATAATTTGCATGATCCATCGGTAACTGTTGTAATTTCAAGACGGGTTAAGCCTGAATGTAAAGCCGAATTTGAATTGTTTCTATCGGGTATCACCGCAGCCTGTGAAAAGTTTCATGGTCATTTGGGCAGTAGTATCTTTCCCCCTGTTAATTCTGATGATCCAGAGTATCGCATCATTTTTAAGTTCGATCGCCTCAGCAATCTCCGTAATTGGGAAACATCG
The sequence above is drawn from the Pseudanabaena yagii GIHE-NHR1 genome and encodes:
- the thiS gene encoding sulfur carrier protein ThiS, which codes for MITLQVNGDDRICEPNLTMIELLKYLGLNPRLVAVEYNGEILHRQLWENTIIQNSDRLEIVTIVGGG
- a CDS encoding CobW family GTP-binding protein: MSIASAQVPATVLTGFLGAGKTTLLNHILTAEHGKKVAVIVNEFGEVGIDQQLVIGADEEIFEMNNGCICCTVRGDLIRIIGNLMRRRNKFDHLLIETTGLADPGPVVQTFFMDEDIHRQVSLDAVVTVVDAKHVQQHWGDREVLEQIGFADVILLNKTDLVTPEELEELEAKIKHLNVLARVERVQLNQTSTENIEQSINKVLDVGGFDLNRILEKNPEFLAAQVKDEHDHDHDHEHHDHDHEHHDHDHEHHEHHHHIHDEEVGSVSILEAGSVNPYKFQAWISELLRTQGQDIFRSKGIINLAGSEERLVFQGVHMQFDATRDRPWKDNELRKNQLVFIGRHLEADKLREGFLGCLV
- a CDS encoding shikimate dehydrogenase — protein: MSGSILGTTKILGVMGFPVSHSLSPVMHNAAIASLGLDYVYVPFPIPVEDLSAAIAGLKAIKSVQGFNLTIPHKVEVIPLLDEVLPIAKSVGAVNTVKRIDDRWVGTNTDVAGFLEPLKQLDCDWKNMPAIILGSGGAAKAVVAACLELSCPVIHVVGRDAKKLKKFHGTMTSQLRDYNLRVHPWSSIPHLLEVAGIVINATPIGMSSDTNTPISEAEMAMLPDKAIAYDLIYTPRPTKFLQIAAARGLKAIDGLEMLINQGAIALEWWLDQSVPIDTMRQALLTHLN
- a CDS encoding CPBP family intramembrane glutamic endopeptidase, which codes for MALFSQAPQQNQDKKNETLSRSQVLIAMAVTAIIFLGISKGWVYLTGIPMVPLYWQPQHGAIGLGIGVGVALLSSLIYEIWESYRLAAQEYLEMVLKPLELIDLVWLGLLPGLSEEMLFRGVALPALGMNGLALIITSVVFGVLHMASAKHLSYTVWAIAVGMMLGAVTMYTGNLLSAIVAHVLTNALSGLIWKYKQSKLA
- a CDS encoding aminotransferase class V-fold PLP-dependent enzyme — translated: MSKSLESDTLERDREQDLLMHRSHFPALEVENRTYFNYGGQGVLCGAALESITKNFHHIEQLGCFSNAAGDWMMAEYAATKEAIAQEFQVSANTITLTENTTIGCNIALWAVDWQQGDHLLLSDCEHHGIIASAVQIQKRFGVEIDYFPLSNTRNASSNDKDSTEVVDLLVQHLQPKTRLVMLSHICWNTGQVLPLTAMVKACHEHHVLVAVDAAQSVGVLSLNLGEIAADFYAFTTHKWWCAPLGLGALYIRPEIFDQIEPVFVGWRGLTGKTPIPQWKQDGARFEVASSTYTLYEALRLAIAHANSWGTQQQRYQRICELSQLLWQQLNDLPHIDCVRQVPPESGLVSFQINRDIAKSAITQKSHGLIARQLESEHQVFIRALPEPDCLRASVHYLTTMADLDRLVSIIATLA
- a CDS encoding two pore domain potassium channel family protein, which codes for MTNLIKSIKQSESIQILVRRFATYLVLSAVFILLGLGIGVIGYHWVAGFSWVDALVEASMILSGMGPISPLPNISAKIFASVYALFSGLVFVLAMGIVLSPVVYSLLRHFDINKEA